AATGGGGATCTCACATTCTGAAAGGTTACGAGGCCGGCCCCAAAGTTATATATCATTGTTATGGTGCTGATGAATTCACTATTTTAATGCCGGGACATTACAGGTTGAGCATTTAagacatgaattaattattctagaaggaattttttttatctttaaataattaattaattcctaGAATATTAATATACATGTATTTGTGTTCTACATTGCATCtcgcataaataatttataaattaccgcataatttaattaatgtgaATATTATCTTatgcaaaattttattttaaaattagtaaCGCATTTGTATCCTAAACAAAATATTGTATTATCTTATATGGGATTTTGTGTCTGGGATacggtttttttttttggacattttcatttttatttatgttttaagatatagtcattcttaattaaatatttactttattaagATGATTATGCTTGTAgtaacaatataataaaatgagaaaaaataactaattttaTCTTGaactataaattataaataatttgacataattatttttaaaaataaatatataatttgacACTTGGgtggcaaaaaaaaaaaaaaaaattgtcatgtCTATAAAAGTAGAATATTGAGTAATAAATGGCAAACTCgtaaaatgaagaaaaggaaGTCAACCAATCCAATAAACAAAGAACTTTCTAACTGATTTCCTTTCTGCTTCTCAGAAACTCTCGTCTTTTCCAACAAAACAAACCTCTGAACAACCCAAGAAACAACTTCACCATTGAAACATCATCACCTCGATGACTCTACACGTTTTTACCTGAATCCTATCAAACAAACCTAGCGTCTTCATACTAAATTGTACCTAATTTTCAGCgtgtatatatacacaaaacacGTAATGGCAGGGAATATAATCGGAGGTGCAGCTCTTGGACAAGCATTGAGAATGTTATCCGAATCGATCACACAAGTCGGGAAAACTTCCGTCTGTTTCGATTCGAATTTTCGACGATTAAATTCGATGCTGCTTTCAATTAAGCCAGTGCTTGAGGATATTGAGACACTGAACAAAGCCTTGGAGGGAAGAGAATCAGAAATTGAAATATTCAAGAAGAGGTTAGAGGAAGGTGAGAAGCTTGTTCGTAAAAGTGCGAAAATCAAACGTTACAATGTGTGTAAAAGGTGGTACTATTCAAATAAATTAGCGGATCTTGAAAAATCGACAATGAAGTTCTTTGAGGTGCATGGCTTAATGCAAACATGTAGAGATCAGAAAAAGATACTTGTTGCCCttaaagaagaaggagagaagTTGGATGAGATTTACGCCATTTTGAAGAATATGAGGCTTGATAAAAGCCGACGTATATAGCGCTACAATATAAAGTGAAGACTGAAGAATATATTCATCGTGTGATATTGTTACACAAcgaatatatataataatactaTGCCAGAAGATGTTTAGTTACTTGTTTAGTCGAACAAACGACCATTTTATTTCCAAGAATAGAGTTTCTTTAGCTATATAACAGATAAATGTGATTTGATAGTATAAAGTTTCTTTATAGTAGCGTTATAGTATACATCAAATTCTTATAGAAAGACTCGCGTAAaagtttttaatttataaagaaGGTG
The sequence above is a segment of the Solanum dulcamara chromosome 11, daSolDulc1.2, whole genome shotgun sequence genome. Coding sequences within it:
- the LOC129873980 gene encoding uncharacterized protein LOC129873980, encoding MAGNIIGGAALGQALRMLSESITQVGKTSVCFDSNFRRLNSMLLSIKPVLEDIETLNKALEGRESEIEIFKKRLEEGEKLVRKSAKIKRYNVCKRWYYSNKLADLEKSTMKFFEVHGLMQTCRDQKKILVALKEEGEKLDEIYAILKNMRLDKSRRI